A part of Myxococcus landrumus genomic DNA contains:
- a CDS encoding DHA2 family efflux MFS transporter permease subunit gives MASALFMEFVDSTALSTALPALSVAFGTDPIHLKLALTSYILALAVLAPASGWVADRFGPRRVFLLAMSVFLLSSVLCGFSRTLPQLVLFRTLQGLGGALMTPVGRLIVVGTAPREKLVSALSWFTMPALVGPLVGPPLAGLILGVADWPWIFFINVPVGLLGMLAVARFVPELPQPHPGPFDWKGYALAAVCITLLIGTAETVGVGLVPASLQLAMAAVAVFALGWFVRHALRAERPVLDLRLLKQATYRASTVGGGLVRMGLGATPFLLPLMLQVGLGWGPFEAGMVTIGTGLGAMSCKPLAPWVIRRVGFRTTLIGSNLAAAVMTALPALFRDSTPVPLIVATLFVGGFVRSLQFTAINAVAYADITPEAVSRASTLAVVTQQMALSVGISFGALMLHVARGSGDLPLTPDRFLLPFVAVGVVSSLAGPLFHRLPEDAGSRIGGRAAR, from the coding sequence GTGGCGAGCGCGCTGTTCATGGAGTTCGTCGACTCCACGGCGCTGTCCACCGCGCTGCCGGCGCTCTCCGTGGCGTTCGGCACGGACCCCATCCACCTCAAGCTCGCGCTGACGTCCTACATCCTGGCGCTGGCCGTGCTGGCGCCCGCGAGTGGCTGGGTGGCGGACCGCTTCGGCCCCCGCCGCGTCTTCCTGCTGGCGATGAGCGTGTTCCTCCTGAGCTCGGTGCTCTGCGGCTTCTCGCGGACGCTGCCGCAGCTCGTCCTCTTCCGCACGCTCCAGGGGTTGGGCGGCGCGCTGATGACCCCCGTGGGCCGGCTCATCGTGGTGGGCACGGCGCCTCGGGAGAAGCTGGTGTCCGCGCTGAGCTGGTTCACCATGCCCGCGCTGGTGGGCCCGCTGGTGGGGCCGCCCCTCGCCGGGCTCATCCTGGGCGTGGCGGACTGGCCCTGGATTTTCTTCATCAACGTCCCCGTGGGCTTGCTGGGCATGCTCGCGGTGGCGCGCTTCGTGCCGGAGCTGCCTCAACCCCATCCAGGGCCGTTCGACTGGAAGGGCTATGCGCTCGCCGCGGTCTGCATCACGTTGCTGATAGGGACGGCGGAGACGGTGGGCGTGGGGCTGGTGCCCGCGTCGCTCCAGCTCGCCATGGCGGCGGTGGCTGTCTTCGCGCTCGGGTGGTTCGTGCGTCACGCCTTGCGCGCGGAGCGGCCGGTGCTGGACCTGCGGCTCTTGAAGCAGGCCACCTATCGCGCGAGCACCGTGGGCGGTGGATTGGTGCGGATGGGCTTGGGAGCCACGCCGTTCCTCCTGCCCTTGATGCTCCAGGTGGGCCTGGGATGGGGGCCCTTCGAGGCGGGCATGGTGACCATCGGCACCGGCCTGGGCGCCATGTCATGCAAGCCCCTGGCGCCGTGGGTCATCCGCCGGGTGGGCTTTCGCACCACGCTCATCGGCTCCAACCTGGCGGCGGCGGTGATGACGGCGCTACCAGCCTTGTTCCGGGACTCGACGCCCGTTCCCCTCATCGTCGCGACGTTGTTCGTGGGCGGCTTCGTGCGCTCGTTGCAGTTCACCGCCATCAACGCGGTGGCGTACGCGGACATCACCCCGGAGGCAGTGAGCCGGGCGTCCACGCTGGCGGTGGTGACGCAGCAGATGGCGCTGAGCGTGGGCATCAGCTTCGGCGCGCTCATGCTGCACGTGGCTCGAGGCAGCGGAGACCTGCCCCTGACACCGGACCGCTTCCTGCTGCCGTTCGTCGCGGTGGGGGTGGTGTCGTCGCTCGCGGGGCCGCTCTTCCATCGGCTGCCGGAGGATGCTGGCTCGCGAATCGGCGGACGCGCGGCGCGCTGA